The DNA sequence AATCTTATAAACAAGCAACCTACTGGTATAACAAAGCCGCTGAACAAGGATATTCCGATGCCCAATACAATATGGGGTTGATGTATAACAGTGGTAATAATGGCTTTAAAAATTATACAGAAGCGACCCGCTGGTATCGTAAAGCCGCTAAACAGGGGAATGCAGACGCCCAATACAATATGGGGTTGATGTATAACAATGGTCATGGCGTCATTCAGGATTATAAACAAGCGCTCCAGTGGTACAATAAAGCCGCCGAACAGCAGCATGCAGGCGCCCAATACAATATGGGAATGATGTATGACTATGGTCAGGGTGTCTCTCAAGATTATAAACAAGCCGCCGACTGGTATCACAAAGCCGCCGAACAGGGACATGCAAACGCTCAATACTATCTGGGCATGATGTATGAAAATGGTCATGGCGTGCTTCAAGATTATAGGCAAGCCTATATGTGGCTCAATTTAGCCAGATACAATGGTGACAAAACTAAACAAATATTTAAGTTAGTCACGCCTAAAATGACATCAAAAGATATAAATGATGCACAGAAACTGTCGAAAATATGCTTAGATTCAAACTATAAAAATTGTGATTGGAAATTGTAAGTTAGCTGACTGATCAATATCGTTTAACAAACAAAACGATTTGTCTCTTTGCCTGCAAAAAACAATATCTTCTTTATTTTTTTCGTTAGAACATTAAGGCCTGCTTACTTTTCGGGATTATTAACCACGAAATACAAGCAGGCCTTAATTTAAAAATTGGTTGTATGCTCCAGTTTAAAGTACATACAATATTGAGTGTAACTACGGTAAATTATACCAAACGCATTAATCAAGTGATCATAAACTTAATGCGTTTATACCCATGTTAGTTCAAGATGCTTTTTGAAATTTCATGGGTATAGTATTAACCCTCATTGATCAGCATCGAGTTTTGTAAAGTAATAACTCGTTGTTGCTTAATTAACTGAGGATTCTTACCATTGCTAATATAGCATCGCCATTGCTGCAGGCTGTCTTCCGGGTAATAGTTAAATTTGCAGTAATTCACACCGAGCAACACCTGACAAGTACTTTTAGTGTAAGCATCACTACGGTCCATTAATACTGAACCAGCCCGACTGCCTAGATTATGCTGCAGATGAATTTTTTGCAGGACCGCAGCAGCCGACAACTCAGATAACTGCGCCAACCATTGTTGAAAATGCCGTTGCCGTTTAGCTAACACCGTTTCGGTATTTAACGCAGATGAGCTAAGCAACAGTGCCGCTTGACTGACATTATGAACACTTAAGTACCGACCATTCCAACTTAGATGTAAGCATTCACTACTTGAGATAAGCTTTAAATAGAAAGGATTATAGTTTTGATATTTTTGATGATTTTGCTCAGCAAAGCTGTTTTTCACAAGGTTAAAGTTACCATAGGCTAAGGATTGCGGAATGATATTTCCACGAGTGGGTACGGTATCTGATTGAGGGTCTTGATAGATATTAAGTAAGGCGAGTACCGCCCCATGATTATTAACCCCAAACCATGTGCCTTAACCTTGTCTGTCAATGGGATAGAGCCGCTCAACGCCATTATTCTGTGGTTGTTTACTGAAAAATATGCAGATCAACCGTTTCCAGGCAAAGTATTTATTAACATTGCCACTATTTAACGGTAACTCATTAATAAATCAGTGCGACTTAATTTCATAAAGCTGATTGCCTTTTTAAGCCGTTTTTTCGCCTTGCGTTTAACAAACGCTTTTATGATATAGCAAGCTTAGCGCAGCCAATTCAGTATATTATCTGTAAAAGTTATTATTCGCAGTTTGCTTTGCTGTTGTTTTTTAGCCTTGCCGGTTATCTTTTTAATAGCAGTGACGCGCCACTGCAACAACTGCAGCATTTATATCTGCTGATGATCCCATTGGTTTTTGTCTATTTATGGTATGGCGCGCACAAAAAATACGGGCTGGTAAGCTGATTTAGGCTGTTTCAGGTTATTAGAATCCTCTTATAACAGGCACAGAGTGGCAGTCTGTTTTTCAGCCCATAATCGTATATTTATTAAACATTACGTTGACTTTAACTCCTGACTCTGTATAATCCGTATCAGCAAAAGAAAGCCTTACGTTTACATTCTCCATTTCGTTGTTTTATTAATAATACCTCGCACTGTAGTTTTTAAGTTCCAGTCTGTTTTTACGCTATTCAAGCCTTCTAAAGGCAATTTCATATTAAAATTACAGGATATTATTATGTCTAATAAAGTACAAGGAACCGTTAAATGGTTCAACGAAGCGAAAGGTTTTGGTTTTATTGAGCAAGCATCTGGTCCAGATGTATTCGCTCACTTTAGTGCTATTGCAAGCGAAGGTTTCAAAACCTTAGCTGAAGGCCAAAAAGTAGAATTCACTGTAAGCCAAGGTCAAAAAGGCCCGCAAGCAGATACTATCGTAGCACTTTAATTTGCTCTGATATATTAGCTCCCAAATCGAGCTAAATTGATAAAAAATGGTAAACCTTTTCGGGTTTACCATTTTTTTTGTTTAAAAACAGGCTTCATCAACTCAAATAAGATGAAAGCAGTAAAAATAAATAACAACTCAACACTGCTGAATTGGTAACACTCTGTAATTATTGACTTTTTATTCTATCGTGCCAAGTCACTAACCAAAGGCAGGCCGAGTGCTTTGTTTATATGAAGGTGAAGCTAGAAATGCTGTTTTTTAGCTATTAAGGGGTATTTGGTTACCGCTGTCGATCGGTCTTAAAAAGGCAAAAAATATTGCGCTTAAGCACAGTGTAGAAATATCAACGGAAGTGCCTGACCTTGACGAC is a window from the Psychromonas ingrahamii 37 genome containing:
- a CDS encoding cold-shock protein, which produces MSNKVQGTVKWFNEAKGFGFIEQASGPDVFAHFSAIASEGFKTLAEGQKVEFTVSQGQKGPQADTIVAL